One genomic window of Ottowia oryzae includes the following:
- a CDS encoding succinate dehydrogenase iron-sulfur subunit, whose product MEKRTFKIYRYDPDKDTKPYMETVEIELDGHERMLLDALIKLKEKDPTLSYRRSCREGVCGSDAMNINGKNGLACLTNLRTLKDPIVLRPLPGLPVIRDLIVDMTQFFKQYNSIKPYLINDTPPPEKERLQSPEEREELNGLYECILCASCSTACPSFWWNPDKFVGPAGLLQAYRFIADSRDTATGERLDNLDDPYRLFRCHTIMNCVDVCPKGLKPAAAISKIKELMVRRAV is encoded by the coding sequence ATGGAAAAACGTACTTTCAAAATCTACCGCTACGACCCGGACAAGGACACCAAGCCTTACATGGAAACGGTGGAGATCGAGCTGGACGGCCATGAGCGCATGCTGCTGGACGCGCTGATCAAGCTGAAGGAAAAAGACCCGACGCTGTCGTACCGCCGCTCGTGCCGCGAAGGTGTGTGCGGCTCCGACGCCATGAACATCAATGGCAAGAACGGCCTGGCCTGCCTGACCAACCTGCGCACGCTGAAAGACCCGATCGTCCTGCGCCCACTGCCGGGCCTGCCCGTGATCCGCGACCTGATCGTGGACATGACGCAGTTCTTCAAGCAGTACAACTCGATCAAGCCCTACCTGATCAACGACACGCCGCCGCCCGAGAAAGAGCGCCTGCAGTCGCCGGAAGAGCGCGAAGAGCTCAACGGCCTGTACGAATGCATTCTGTGCGCCAGCTGCTCGACCGCCTGCCCCAGCTTCTGGTGGAACCCCGACAAATTCGTCGGACCCGCCGGTCTGCTGCAGGCCTACCGCTTCATCGCCGACAGCCGCGACACGGCAACGGGCGAGCGCCTGGACAACCTGGACGATCCGTACCGGCTGTTCCGCTGCCACACCATCATGAACTGTGTGGACGTGTGCCCCAAGGGCCTCAAGCCCGCGGCCGCGATCAGCAAGATCAAGGAATTGATGGTGCGCCGGGCCGTTTGA
- the sdhA gene encoding succinate dehydrogenase flavoprotein subunit has product MSYTKENTAVRKFDVVIVGAGGSGMRASLQLARAGLNVAVLSKVFPTRSHTVAAQGGVGASLGNMSEDNWHYHFYDTIKGSDWLGDQDAIEFMCQEAPKVVYELEHFGMPFDRNPDGTIYQRPFGGHTANYGEKPVQRACAAADRTGHAMLHTLYQQNVAAHTTFFVEWMALDLVRDADGDVVGVTAIEMETGDFYILQAKTVLLATGGAGRIFQASTNAFINTGDGLGMAARSGIPLQDMEFWQFHPTGVAGAGVLLTEGCRGEGAILINSEGERFMERYAPTLKDLAPRDFVSRSMDQEIKEGRGCGPNKDYVLLKMDHLGAETIHKRLPSVYEIGINFANVDITKEPIPVVPTIHYQMGGIPTNINGQVVVPVGDEPNVPVKGLYAVGECSCVSVHGANRLGTNSLLDLLVFGKAAGEHIIAHHKNNAHKPLPADAGDFSLARLNRLEAASNGEYPQRIANDIRSAMQQHAGVFRTQASMDEGVAKIAALRERVKGLGLQDHSRVFNMARQEALEVENLIEVAQATMVSAAARHECRGAHTVVDYERPADDPVAPLGRDDANWMKHTLWLSQGNQLAYKPVRTKPLTVDTVPPKVRTF; this is encoded by the coding sequence ATGAGTTACACCAAGGAAAACACCGCCGTTCGCAAGTTCGACGTCGTCATCGTCGGCGCGGGCGGCTCGGGCATGCGCGCCTCGCTGCAACTGGCGCGCGCCGGCCTGAACGTCGCCGTCCTCTCCAAGGTCTTTCCCACCCGCTCGCACACCGTGGCGGCGCAGGGCGGCGTGGGCGCTTCGCTCGGCAACATGAGCGAAGACAACTGGCATTACCACTTCTACGACACCATCAAGGGCTCTGACTGGCTGGGCGACCAGGACGCCATCGAGTTCATGTGCCAGGAAGCGCCCAAGGTCGTGTACGAGCTTGAGCACTTCGGGATGCCTTTCGACCGCAACCCGGACGGCACGATCTACCAGCGCCCGTTCGGTGGCCACACCGCCAACTACGGCGAGAAGCCCGTGCAGCGCGCCTGCGCCGCAGCCGACCGCACCGGCCACGCCATGCTGCACACGTTGTACCAGCAGAACGTGGCGGCCCACACCACTTTCTTCGTCGAATGGATGGCGCTGGACCTGGTCCGCGATGCCGACGGCGACGTGGTCGGCGTGACCGCGATCGAAATGGAAACCGGCGACTTCTACATCCTGCAAGCCAAGACCGTGCTGCTGGCCACCGGTGGCGCCGGCCGCATCTTCCAGGCCTCCACCAATGCCTTCATCAACACCGGCGACGGCCTGGGCATGGCGGCGCGCTCGGGCATTCCGCTGCAGGACATGGAGTTCTGGCAGTTCCACCCCACCGGCGTGGCCGGCGCGGGCGTTCTGCTGACCGAAGGCTGCCGTGGCGAGGGCGCCATCCTGATCAACAGCGAAGGCGAGCGCTTCATGGAGCGCTACGCCCCCACGCTGAAAGACCTGGCCCCGCGCGACTTCGTTTCGCGCTCGATGGACCAGGAGATCAAGGAAGGCCGCGGCTGCGGCCCCAACAAGGATTACGTGCTGCTCAAGATGGACCATCTGGGCGCCGAAACTATCCACAAGCGCCTGCCTTCGGTGTACGAGATCGGCATCAACTTCGCCAACGTCGACATCACCAAAGAGCCCATTCCCGTGGTGCCCACGATCCACTACCAGATGGGAGGCATCCCGACGAACATCAACGGCCAGGTGGTCGTGCCGGTGGGTGACGAGCCCAACGTGCCCGTCAAGGGGCTGTATGCGGTCGGTGAATGCTCTTGCGTCAGCGTGCACGGCGCCAACCGTCTGGGTACCAACTCGCTGCTCGACTTGCTGGTGTTCGGCAAGGCCGCAGGTGAGCACATCATTGCCCACCACAAAAACAATGCGCACAAGCCGCTGCCTGCCGACGCCGGTGACTTCTCGCTGGCGCGCCTGAACCGCCTGGAAGCCGCGAGCAACGGCGAATACCCCCAGCGCATCGCCAACGACATCCGCAGCGCCATGCAGCAGCACGCCGGCGTGTTCCGCACGCAGGCCAGCATGGACGAAGGCGTCGCCAAGATCGCCGCGCTGCGCGAACGCGTGAAGGGCCTGGGCCTGCAAGACCATTCCCGCGTGTTCAACATGGCACGCCAGGAAGCGCTGGAAGTCGAGAACCTGATCGAAGTGGCACAGGCCACCATGGTTTCGGCAGCCGCTCGCCACGAATGCCGTGGCGCCCACACCGTGGTGGACTACGAGCGCCCTGCCGACGACCCGGTCGCGCCGCTGGGCCGCGACGACGCCAACTGGATGAAGCACACGCTGTGGCTGTCGCAAGGCAACCAACTGGCCTACAAGCCAGTGCGCACCAAGCCGCTGACCGTCGACACCGTCCCGCCCAAGGTTCGCACGTTCTGA
- the sdhD gene encoding succinate dehydrogenase, hydrophobic membrane anchor protein — MSATYGYKRTVVGAHYGWRDFLVQRLSAVLMAVFTLVLLVQVLFTKGPIGYDVWAGIFAAQWMKALTFAVIVALIWHAWIGMCSIWYDYGKPAGLRLLLQAATIVWLVACGGWAVQVLWRS, encoded by the coding sequence ATGTCTGCAACCTATGGCTACAAGCGCACCGTGGTGGGCGCGCATTACGGTTGGCGCGATTTCCTGGTGCAGCGCTTGAGCGCGGTGCTGATGGCGGTGTTCACCCTGGTGCTGCTGGTGCAGGTGCTGTTCACCAAGGGCCCCATCGGCTACGACGTCTGGGCCGGCATCTTTGCCGCGCAGTGGATGAAGGCGCTGACCTTCGCCGTTATCGTCGCCCTGATCTGGCACGCCTGGATCGGCATGTGCAGCATCTGGTACGACTACGGCAAGCCGGCCGGTCTGCGCCTGCTGCTGCAGGCGGCGACCATCGTCTGGCTGGTGGCTTGCGGCGGCTGGGCGGTGCAAGTGCTGTGGCGCTCGTGA
- the sdhC gene encoding succinate dehydrogenase, cytochrome b556 subunit, whose amino-acid sequence MSEVSKPRPQYRNLNLFTDVRTYRLPLAGLVSILHRVSGFLMFLLLPFIIWLFDKSISSEISFGQFSAAFSAGLWIFPGWFVKLVVLALIWSYLHHLFAGVRHLYLDVSHRTTKEFGRHSAATVLVASIALTLILGAKLFGLY is encoded by the coding sequence ATGAGTGAAGTCTCCAAACCCCGCCCCCAATACCGCAACCTCAACCTGTTCACGGACGTGCGAACCTATCGCTTGCCCCTGGCAGGCCTGGTGTCCATCCTGCATCGCGTCAGCGGCTTTCTGATGTTCTTGCTGCTGCCCTTCATCATCTGGTTGTTCGACAAGTCGATTTCCTCCGAGATTTCGTTCGGCCAGTTCAGCGCCGCCTTCAGCGCCGGGCTGTGGATTTTTCCGGGCTGGTTCGTCAAGCTGGTCGTGCTGGCACTGATCTGGTCGTACCTGCATCACCTGTTTGCCGGCGTGCGCCACCTGTACCTGGATGTCTCGCATCGCACCACCAAGGAGTTCGGCCGCCATTCGGCTGCGACGGTGCTGGTGGCCAGCATTGCGCTGACCCTGATCCTGGGCGCCAAGCTGTTTGGTTTGTATTGA
- a CDS encoding GntR family transcriptional regulator, whose amino-acid sequence MASNAPLTPPDGGSTESTSGAWSGQAPAFSPLYQQIKGLILQSLQQGEWKPGEVIPSEFDLAARYKVSQGTVRKAVDELAAENLLVRRQGRGTFVGTHAEQQAQYRFLRLVPDHGTIDSEGPAQRDFVNCKRQRASADVARLLGLRTGDPVLQARRLLRFNGVPTILEDIWLPGGPFKGLTAERLSQYHGPMYALFESEFGVRMVRADEKIRALAPDASQAALLEVPATTPLLSVERIAYTYNDAPMELRRGLYRTDTHHYRNELS is encoded by the coding sequence ATGGCTTCCAACGCTCCCCTTACCCCGCCCGACGGCGGATCGACCGAGTCGACCTCGGGCGCATGGTCGGGCCAGGCGCCTGCGTTCAGCCCGCTGTACCAGCAGATCAAGGGCCTGATCCTTCAGAGCCTGCAGCAGGGCGAATGGAAGCCCGGCGAGGTCATTCCCAGTGAATTCGATCTGGCCGCCCGTTACAAGGTCAGCCAGGGCACGGTTCGCAAGGCGGTGGACGAGTTGGCTGCCGAAAACCTGCTGGTGCGGCGGCAAGGTCGCGGCACCTTTGTGGGCACGCACGCCGAACAGCAAGCGCAGTACCGCTTCCTCAGGCTGGTGCCTGATCACGGCACCATCGACAGCGAAGGCCCTGCGCAACGCGATTTCGTGAATTGCAAGCGCCAGCGCGCCAGCGCCGACGTCGCCCGCCTTCTGGGCCTGCGCACCGGCGATCCGGTCTTGCAGGCGCGACGCCTGTTGCGTTTCAACGGCGTGCCGACGATCTTGGAAGACATCTGGCTGCCCGGAGGCCCGTTCAAGGGCCTCACGGCCGAGCGGCTGTCGCAATACCACGGGCCGATGTACGCTTTATTCGAATCGGAGTTTGGCGTTCGCATGGTGCGCGCCGATGAAAAAATCAGGGCCCTCGCGCCCGATGCGTCGCAGGCCGCCCTGCTGGAAGTCCCCGCCACCACGCCTTTGCTGAGCGTGGAGCGGATTGCCTACACCTACAACGACGCTCCCATGGAGCTTCGTCGCGGGCTCTATCGCACCGACACCCACCACTACCGCAACGAGTTGAGTTAG
- a CDS encoding malate dehydrogenase gives MSKKPVRVAVTGAAGQIGYALLFRIASGEMLGKDQPVILQLLEIPDEKAQKALKGVIMELEDCAFPLLEGVKAYSDPMQAFKDVDYALLVGARPRGPGMERADLLAANAQIFTAQGKALNAVASRNVKVLVVGNPANTNAYIAMKSAPDLPAKNFTAMLRLDHNRAASQLAAKTGVKVGDIEKLTVWGNHSPTMYADYRFATANGKSIKDMVNDQVWNADVFLPTVGKRGAAIIEARGSSSAASAANAAIDHMRDWALGSNGHWVTMGVPSNGEYGIPKDVVFGFPVTTENGEYKIVEGLDIDAFSQERINKTLAELQGEQDGVKHLL, from the coding sequence ATGAGCAAGAAGCCCGTACGAGTGGCCGTCACCGGCGCAGCAGGTCAAATTGGTTACGCATTGCTGTTTCGCATCGCCTCTGGCGAGATGCTGGGCAAGGATCAGCCCGTCATCCTGCAACTGCTTGAGATTCCGGACGAGAAAGCCCAGAAAGCCCTCAAGGGCGTGATCATGGAGCTGGAAGACTGCGCGTTCCCGCTGCTGGAGGGTGTGAAAGCCTACAGCGACCCCATGCAAGCCTTCAAGGATGTCGATTACGCGCTGCTGGTGGGTGCTCGCCCACGCGGCCCAGGCATGGAGCGCGCCGATCTCCTGGCCGCCAACGCGCAGATCTTCACCGCCCAAGGCAAGGCGCTGAACGCCGTTGCCTCGCGCAACGTCAAGGTGCTGGTGGTGGGCAACCCGGCCAACACCAACGCGTACATCGCCATGAAGTCGGCCCCGGATCTGCCGGCCAAGAACTTCACCGCCATGCTGCGCCTGGACCACAACCGCGCTGCTTCGCAACTGGCCGCCAAGACCGGCGTGAAAGTGGGCGATATCGAAAAGCTGACCGTCTGGGGCAACCACTCGCCCACGATGTACGCCGACTACCGTTTCGCCACGGCCAATGGCAAGTCCATAAAGGACATGGTCAACGATCAGGTGTGGAATGCCGACGTGTTCCTGCCCACCGTGGGCAAGCGCGGTGCTGCCATCATCGAAGCGCGCGGCTCGTCGTCGGCCGCATCGGCTGCCAACGCCGCCATCGACCACATGCGTGATTGGGCACTGGGCTCCAACGGCCACTGGGTGACCATGGGCGTGCCTTCCAACGGTGAATACGGCATTCCCAAGGACGTGGTGTTTGGCTTCCCGGTTACCACCGAGAACGGCGAGTACAAGATCGTCGAAGGTCTGGACATTGATGCCTTCTCGCAAGAGCGCATCAACAAGACGCTGGCTGAGCTGCAAGGCGAGCAAGACGGCGTCAAACACCTGCTCTGA
- a CDS encoding aldolase/citrate lyase family protein, which yields MAHPRDVLLGAQASTGLLPVCDHYSGVEARMRKSLQLQAEMTQEFGTCVFDVTLDCEDGAPVGAEAEHAQLVTELVRGAAPEARVGVRVHPVDHPAFEADVAQIVGKVGHRLTHVMIPKVESVADVQRAEAAVLAAYPQGMPLQVLIESPGAVHRAFDIAAHPRVQSLSFGLMDFVSAHAGAIPAEGMGVAGQFAHPLVVRAKLDIASAAHASGKVPSHCVVTEFNDVDAMRAAARRAAREFGYTRMWSIHPSQIRPILDAFAPEEKDVQQAVEILTAAERQDWAPISHAGQLHDRASYRHYWQVLERAHATGRALPAEAMAWF from the coding sequence ATGGCTCATCCGCGTGACGTCCTTCTCGGCGCCCAGGCCAGCACCGGCCTGCTGCCGGTGTGCGACCACTACAGTGGCGTGGAGGCGCGCATGCGCAAGAGCCTGCAGCTGCAGGCCGAGATGACGCAAGAGTTCGGCACCTGCGTGTTCGACGTCACACTCGACTGCGAGGACGGCGCCCCCGTGGGGGCCGAAGCCGAGCATGCGCAATTGGTGACCGAGCTGGTGCGCGGTGCCGCGCCCGAGGCGCGGGTGGGCGTTCGCGTGCATCCCGTGGATCACCCCGCTTTTGAAGCCGACGTGGCTCAGATCGTGGGTAAGGTAGGCCATCGGCTGACGCACGTGATGATCCCCAAGGTGGAATCTGTCGCGGATGTCCAGCGCGCCGAGGCCGCCGTTCTGGCGGCGTACCCGCAGGGCATGCCGCTGCAGGTGTTGATTGAATCGCCGGGCGCGGTGCACCGTGCATTTGATATTGCAGCCCACCCCCGCGTGCAATCGCTCAGCTTTGGTCTGATGGATTTCGTCTCCGCGCACGCTGGCGCCATTCCCGCCGAGGGCATGGGCGTGGCAGGTCAGTTTGCGCACCCCTTGGTCGTTCGCGCCAAGCTGGACATTGCCTCCGCCGCCCATGCGTCAGGCAAGGTGCCCTCGCATTGCGTGGTGACGGAGTTCAACGATGTGGACGCCATGCGTGCTGCGGCCCGCCGGGCGGCACGCGAATTTGGCTACACACGCATGTGGAGCATCCACCCCAGCCAGATTCGGCCCATCCTCGACGCATTTGCGCCTGAAGAGAAAGATGTGCAACAAGCGGTCGAGATTCTGACGGCCGCCGAGCGCCAGGACTGGGCGCCCATCAGCCACGCTGGCCAGCTGCACGATCGCGCCAGCTATCGCCATTACTGGCAAGTGCTGGAGCGTGCGCATGCCACAGGGCGGGCACTTCCGGCGGAAGCAATGGCCTGGTTTTGA